A genomic window from Gymnodinialimonas ceratoperidinii includes:
- a CDS encoding DUF2927 domain-containing protein, protein MWRALLCLLLITLPIPRPALAQEFIAVPDAISDQAFYRLVACAAPPGGECNKPLIYWPEDRRLALRVGIADTAESFRDYRFDIVDAAIDAAIAEINGAGAHLYLERVYEGDIDIPFYLVDTPQGGTISDTGVEELDGSSIAIGRVAIRSRGSEIIAATIAISQDIRRREIASVVLEELVQSLGLVTDVASPAYELSIFAENGNSMTRLRGQDASALRRHYPRPGVPEPDDN, encoded by the coding sequence ATGTGGCGCGCTTTGCTTTGTCTCCTGCTGATCACCCTTCCGATCCCGCGCCCGGCCCTGGCGCAGGAGTTCATTGCCGTTCCCGATGCAATCTCGGACCAGGCCTTCTACCGCCTCGTCGCCTGCGCCGCGCCGCCGGGTGGGGAATGCAACAAACCGCTGATCTATTGGCCGGAAGACCGTCGCCTCGCCCTGCGCGTGGGCATCGCCGACACCGCCGAGAGCTTTCGCGATTACCGTTTCGATATCGTCGATGCCGCGATTGACGCGGCCATAGCCGAGATCAACGGCGCGGGCGCTCATCTCTATCTCGAGCGGGTCTACGAGGGCGACATCGACATCCCCTTCTATCTTGTCGACACGCCCCAGGGCGGCACCATCAGCGACACCGGGGTCGAAGAGCTCGACGGCTCCTCCATCGCCATCGGGCGGGTGGCGATCCGCTCGCGCGGCAGCGAGATCATCGCGGCCACCATCGCCATCAGCCAGGACATCCGGCGGCGCGAGATCGCCTCGGTCGTGCTGGAGGAACTGGTGCAATCCCTGGGTCTCGTGACCGACGTGGCCTCGCCCGCCTACGAGCTTTCCATTTTCGCCGAGAACGGCAATTCCATGACCCGCCTGCGGGGACAGGACGCGAGCGCGCTGCGCCGTCACTATCCCCGCCCCGGCGTGCCAGAGCCTGACGACAATTAA
- a CDS encoding GNAT family N-acetyltransferase, translated as MYRLSQETPEDRAEIEALYDTCFAPGREALSSYRLRDDVPPVADLCLVARDDLDIVAGAVRFWPVRVGAAEALLLGPIAVHPTRQGEGLGGLLMNASLDAAKGSGWQRILLVGDAPYYQRFGFRLLTDVTMPPPTNPARVLGLGDWSGVRGDVTRWTA; from the coding sequence ATGTACAGGCTTTCCCAAGAAACCCCCGAGGACCGGGCCGAGATCGAGGCGCTTTACGACACCTGCTTTGCCCCGGGCCGCGAGGCCTTGAGCAGCTACCGCCTGCGCGACGACGTGCCCCCCGTGGCGGACCTCTGCCTCGTGGCGCGCGACGATCTCGACATCGTGGCGGGGGCCGTGCGGTTCTGGCCGGTGCGCGTGGGGGCTGCCGAAGCCCTGCTGCTCGGCCCCATCGCCGTCCACCCGACCCGTCAGGGCGAGGGTCTGGGTGGCCTTTTGATGAACGCCAGCCTCGACGCCGCAAAGGGGAGCGGCTGGCAGCGCATCCTTCTGGTCGGAGACGCGCCCTATTACCAGCGGTTCGGGTTTCGCCTTTTGACCGACGTGACAATGCCGCCGCCGACGAACCCCGCCCGCGTATTGGGACTGGGCGACTGGTCAGGGGTGCGCGGTGACGTCACCCGTTGGACCGCCTAA
- a CDS encoding flavin reductase family protein: MFYRPEDGHGLPHNPFNAIVTPRPIGWISTRGADGGENLAPYSFFNAVAYEPPQVMFASTSAKEDRGDTKDSVANIRETGVFCVNVVEYAARDAMNETSGPWPAEEDEFTRAGIARAECAEIACSRVAEAPANLECRMTQIVKLEGAHNFVVFGEVVGVHLREDCLVEGIFDVTRFNPLSRMGYRDYTVVREVFSLKRPGEK, encoded by the coding sequence ATGTTTTATCGCCCCGAGGATGGCCACGGCCTGCCGCACAACCCCTTCAACGCCATCGTGACGCCGCGCCCGATCGGCTGGATCTCGACCCGCGGCGCGGATGGCGGCGAGAACCTCGCGCCCTATTCCTTCTTCAACGCCGTGGCCTATGAGCCGCCACAAGTGATGTTCGCCTCCACCTCTGCCAAGGAGGATCGGGGCGATACGAAGGACAGCGTGGCGAATATTCGCGAGACCGGCGTCTTCTGCGTCAACGTGGTGGAATACGCCGCGCGGGACGCGATGAACGAAACGTCAGGGCCATGGCCGGCGGAAGAAGATGAATTCACCCGCGCCGGGATCGCGCGGGCGGAATGCGCGGAGATCGCCTGCTCCCGGGTGGCCGAGGCGCCGGCAAATCTCGAATGCCGGATGACCCAGATCGTGAAGCTGGAAGGCGCCCACAACTTCGTGGTTTTCGGCGAGGTGGTGGGGGTGCATCTGCGCGAGGATTGCCTGGTGGAGGGGATTTTCGACGTGACCCGCTTCAACCCGCTCTCACGAATGGGGTACCGGGATTACACCGTGGTGCGGGAGGTGTTCTCCCTGAAGCGGCCCGGGGAGAAGTGA